The following are encoded together in the Gordonia insulae genome:
- a CDS encoding acyl-CoA dehydrogenase family protein, with protein sequence MDYGMTPDLEEFRLQVRAFVAENAPDIAPKAGVRSAENPHELAVLKDWTRKLFAAGYVGGAWPERFGGRGPAHESERDVVIGEELARARTPAAVQGAANLVSNALIDFGTEQQREKYLPGIRSGELIFCQLFSEPNSGSDLASLRTKATRTDAAGYRVSGQKVWTTNGHWADYGYLLARTDPEAPKHRGISAFIVDMRLPGVDVRPLREMTGTSDFNEVFLDDVELAPDALIGEENHGWVIANSSLGHERSGVGANAVRLRRNVAALVELAGRVTIDGRPAIEDGAVLERLGGLSASVEALSALVYANISRWSGKAERVSDGPMAKLMFSELGVEIARLGVELCGEAGILVEGDPQAVDHGRWQDEFLYARAYTIAGGSSEIMRNIIAERGLGLPR encoded by the coding sequence ATGGATTACGGGATGACCCCGGACCTCGAAGAGTTCCGTCTACAGGTGCGGGCGTTCGTCGCCGAGAACGCACCCGACATCGCCCCCAAAGCGGGCGTACGCAGTGCCGAGAACCCCCACGAACTCGCCGTGTTGAAAGACTGGACACGCAAGCTCTTCGCGGCCGGGTATGTGGGAGGGGCGTGGCCGGAGCGGTTCGGCGGGCGCGGTCCGGCGCACGAGTCCGAGCGCGACGTGGTGATCGGCGAGGAACTCGCGCGGGCACGCACACCGGCGGCGGTCCAGGGCGCGGCCAACCTCGTCTCGAACGCCCTGATCGACTTCGGGACCGAACAGCAGCGCGAGAAGTATCTGCCCGGCATCCGATCCGGTGAACTGATCTTCTGCCAGTTGTTCAGTGAGCCGAACTCGGGCAGTGACCTGGCCTCGTTGCGCACCAAGGCGACCCGGACCGACGCCGCCGGTTATCGCGTGTCAGGCCAGAAAGTCTGGACCACCAACGGCCACTGGGCCGACTACGGCTACCTGCTGGCGCGAACGGATCCCGAAGCACCGAAGCATCGGGGGATCAGCGCGTTCATCGTGGACATGCGGCTGCCGGGCGTTGATGTGCGACCGCTGCGCGAGATGACCGGGACGTCGGACTTCAACGAAGTGTTCCTCGACGACGTCGAGCTCGCCCCCGATGCCCTCATCGGCGAGGAGAATCACGGCTGGGTCATCGCGAACTCCAGTCTCGGACACGAGCGCAGTGGCGTCGGAGCCAACGCGGTTCGCCTGCGGCGCAACGTCGCCGCCCTCGTCGAACTCGCCGGGCGGGTCACGATCGACGGCAGACCCGCGATCGAGGACGGGGCCGTGCTGGAACGTCTCGGCGGACTGTCCGCATCGGTCGAAGCGCTCTCGGCGCTGGTGTACGCCAACATCAGTCGCTGGTCCGGGAAGGCCGAACGGGTGTCGGACGGCCCGATGGCCAAGCTCATGTTCAGTGAGCTCGGGGTCGAGATCGCCCGGCTGGGTGTGGAACTGTGCGGAGAGGCCGGGATTCTCGTCGAGGGTGATCCGCAGGCGGTCGACCACGGCAGGTGGCAGGACGAGTTCCTGTATGCCCGCGCGTACACGATCGCCGGCGGAAGCTCGGAGATCATGCGCAACATCATCGCGGAACGGGGACTCGGTCTGCCGCGCTGA
- a CDS encoding enoyl-CoA hydratase/isomerase family protein produces MDLETLTTVIAELDEHVLTITLNRPDRMNSFTNEMRAEFRSLWAFAAETDDVHVIVLRAAGDRAFSTGMDVKEGTYVSDNVFSRRDPGADLSPKQNGCWKPLICAVHGLVAGGALYWINEADIIIASDDAQFFDPHVSYGLVAALEPIGLAHRIPIGEVLRMVLLGLDERMSAERAHQIGLVTEIVSRDTLWARASDLAARIAAKPPAAIQGSVRAIWESKDATRSQALATGMSYTSLGNPIGKAQVVRSEVPTRAYEVR; encoded by the coding sequence GTGGATCTGGAGACACTGACCACGGTCATCGCCGAGCTCGATGAGCACGTCCTGACGATCACACTGAACCGCCCGGACCGGATGAACTCGTTCACCAACGAGATGCGCGCCGAGTTCCGCTCGCTGTGGGCCTTCGCGGCCGAGACCGACGACGTCCACGTGATCGTCCTGCGCGCCGCGGGTGACCGGGCCTTCAGCACCGGCATGGACGTCAAGGAGGGCACCTATGTGTCCGACAACGTGTTCAGCCGGCGTGACCCGGGGGCCGATCTGTCGCCAAAGCAGAACGGTTGCTGGAAACCGCTGATCTGCGCTGTCCACGGCCTGGTGGCCGGCGGCGCGCTGTATTGGATCAACGAAGCCGACATCATCATCGCGAGCGACGACGCCCAGTTCTTCGACCCGCATGTTTCCTACGGCCTGGTGGCGGCGCTCGAGCCGATCGGTCTCGCGCACCGCATCCCGATCGGGGAGGTGCTGCGCATGGTTCTCCTGGGGCTGGACGAGCGGATGTCCGCCGAGCGCGCGCATCAGATCGGGCTGGTCACCGAGATCGTGTCGCGCGACACGCTATGGGCTCGTGCCTCCGATCTCGCCGCTCGCATCGCGGCCAAGCCGCCGGCCGCGATTCAGGGCAGTGTGCGGGCGATCTGGGAGTCGAAGGATGCGACGCGATCGCAGGCCCTCGCCACGGGTATGTCGTACACGTCGTTGGGCAATCCGATCGGTAAAGCACAGGTCGTGCGTTCGGAAGTCCCGACGCGTGCGTACGAGGTCCGCTGA
- a CDS encoding FAS1-like dehydratase domain-containing protein, with the protein MTTAEKSQEDTEIYTFLDSDIQRAKDICGIYHAVTQREQFSRATPDVIRNFARSYGDDNPLFVDEDYGPDTRWGAQIAPPMINIALRKDLLADKMPREHRRPAFRGIHVFVSGSQTDWYRPVYDGDTVYAFHGFEKVELKESEFAGRSLFVTRIHVQFNQRAEVVQAQRVLTIHTERHESKKRKKYDAIEAATYTPDEIAAIDELYAAEAPRGSQTRYWDDVQVGDSLGDLVKGPLTATDMMVFHSGGYGFAPYTPSAGRLGYKNRQRIAAFYIPNEQGVPDVAQRIHWDSEYARSIGLPAAYDYGMMRDCWLTHYLTDWMGDEGWIESMSSQMRKFNYLGDTHYFTGEVTGKRVDGGRHLVDVEFRGTSQRGEVTCPATATISLPSRESGLAVLPTPPADWELIAAQMLKRHGELRAQKRRSGQA; encoded by the coding sequence ATGACCACTGCGGAGAAGTCGCAGGAAGACACTGAGATCTACACGTTCCTCGACTCGGACATCCAGCGGGCCAAGGACATCTGCGGCATCTATCACGCCGTCACCCAGCGCGAACAGTTCAGCCGCGCCACCCCCGACGTCATCCGCAACTTCGCGCGGTCCTACGGCGACGACAACCCGCTGTTCGTCGACGAAGATTACGGGCCGGACACCCGGTGGGGAGCGCAGATCGCGCCACCGATGATCAACATCGCGCTGCGCAAAGACCTGCTCGCCGACAAGATGCCGCGCGAGCACCGTCGGCCGGCGTTCCGGGGCATCCACGTGTTCGTGTCGGGCAGTCAGACCGACTGGTACCGGCCGGTTTACGACGGTGACACGGTTTACGCCTTCCACGGGTTCGAGAAGGTGGAGCTCAAGGAGTCGGAGTTCGCGGGTCGTTCGCTGTTCGTCACGCGCATCCACGTGCAGTTCAATCAGCGCGCCGAGGTGGTGCAGGCGCAGCGCGTCCTGACGATCCACACCGAGCGGCACGAGTCGAAGAAGCGCAAGAAGTACGACGCCATCGAGGCGGCCACCTACACGCCCGACGAGATAGCCGCGATCGACGAACTCTATGCCGCGGAGGCTCCGCGCGGGTCGCAGACGAGGTACTGGGACGATGTGCAGGTCGGCGACTCGCTCGGCGACCTGGTCAAGGGGCCGTTGACGGCCACCGACATGATGGTGTTCCACTCCGGCGGTTACGGTTTCGCGCCCTACACACCGTCCGCGGGACGCCTGGGATACAAGAACCGGCAGCGCATCGCGGCCTTCTACATCCCGAACGAGCAAGGTGTGCCCGACGTCGCGCAGCGCATCCACTGGGACAGTGAGTACGCCCGGTCGATCGGTCTGCCGGCCGCCTACGACTACGGCATGATGCGTGACTGCTGGCTGACGCATTACCTCACCGACTGGATGGGCGACGAGGGCTGGATCGAGTCGATGTCGAGCCAGATGCGCAAGTTCAACTACCTCGGTGACACGCACTACTTCACCGGTGAGGTCACCGGCAAGCGTGTCGACGGCGGCCGTCACCTGGTGGACGTGGAGTTCCGGGGCACGAGTCAGCGTGGCGAGGTGACGTGTCCTGCGACGGCGACCATTTCGCTGCCGAGCCGCGAGTCCGGGCTCGCGGTGCTGCCGACACCGCCCGCCGACTGGGAGTTGATCGCCGCCCAGATGCTCAAGCGGCACGGCGAACTGCGCGCCCAGAAGCGTCGTTCCGGTCAGGCCTGA
- a CDS encoding class I adenylate-forming enzyme family protein, producing the protein MNISMLLDMAVDGFGDRVVIGRRAAGLTASRLDELARIGAQAVRRSGADSIVYLAVNGPAFPVAMFAAARAGVPLVPVNYRLGGEQLDALLANHPQAMGIADPEQVAVLERAGLDVRTPTEWLDELSAASAGDDAADLESDSDAAAVIIYTSGTTSAPKGVLLRHENLTSYVFGSVEFANADETDAALVSVPPYHIAAVANVITNLYAGRRTMVLEQFTPQQWLDTVRTECITNALVVPTMLARIVDSGVDPLIPTLRGLAYGGAPMPTRVIERALQMWPEVDFVNAYGLTETSSTIAVLGPDEHRAAVESSDPAVRARLASVGIPVPGVEIEIRGDDDVLGPGQVGRICVAGDQVSAEYAGVGRMVDDRGYFDTRDEGYLDADGYLFVGGRVDDTIIRGAENIAPAEIEDVILRHPAVSDVAVVGLPDEEWGQRIEAVVVLRPGVTVEADELRSFVRSSLRSSKTPDNIVYWDDLPRTETGKLVRRHVVDRLGAKTSPV; encoded by the coding sequence GTGAATATTTCCATGCTGCTGGACATGGCGGTGGACGGTTTCGGAGACCGGGTTGTCATCGGCCGCAGGGCTGCTGGGCTGACCGCTTCTCGTCTCGACGAACTCGCGAGGATCGGTGCCCAGGCGGTGCGTCGGTCTGGCGCTGATTCGATCGTGTATCTGGCGGTCAACGGTCCGGCGTTCCCGGTTGCGATGTTCGCCGCGGCGCGTGCAGGCGTTCCGCTCGTCCCGGTGAACTACCGATTGGGCGGTGAACAGCTCGACGCTCTGCTGGCCAACCACCCGCAGGCGATGGGCATCGCCGATCCGGAGCAGGTCGCGGTGCTCGAGCGTGCCGGGCTCGACGTCCGCACGCCGACCGAGTGGCTGGACGAACTCTCCGCGGCGTCGGCCGGCGATGACGCGGCGGACCTCGAATCCGACTCGGACGCCGCGGCCGTGATCATCTACACCTCGGGCACCACGTCGGCGCCCAAGGGTGTCCTGCTGCGCCACGAGAACCTCACGTCGTACGTATTCGGCTCTGTCGAGTTCGCGAACGCCGACGAGACCGATGCCGCACTGGTCAGCGTGCCTCCGTATCACATCGCCGCGGTGGCGAACGTGATCACGAATCTCTACGCCGGGCGCCGGACGATGGTCCTCGAACAGTTCACGCCGCAGCAGTGGCTCGACACTGTTCGCACCGAGTGCATCACGAACGCTCTCGTGGTGCCCACCATGCTCGCGCGCATTGTCGATTCCGGCGTCGATCCTTTGATCCCGACGCTGCGCGGACTCGCCTACGGCGGCGCGCCCATGCCCACGCGGGTCATCGAGCGTGCGCTGCAGATGTGGCCGGAGGTCGACTTCGTCAACGCCTACGGCCTCACCGAGACCAGTTCCACCATCGCCGTTCTCGGCCCCGACGAGCATCGCGCCGCGGTCGAATCGTCGGACCCGGCGGTTCGGGCTCGTCTCGCATCCGTCGGGATTCCGGTGCCGGGCGTCGAGATCGAGATCCGTGGCGACGACGACGTTCTCGGCCCGGGCCAGGTCGGCCGGATCTGCGTGGCGGGTGATCAGGTCTCCGCCGAGTATGCCGGCGTGGGCCGGATGGTCGACGATCGTGGCTACTTCGACACTCGCGACGAGGGCTATCTGGACGCCGACGGGTACCTCTTCGTCGGCGGTCGCGTCGACGACACCATCATCCGCGGCGCGGAGAACATCGCGCCTGCCGAGATCGAGGACGTCATCCTCCGACATCCCGCGGTGTCCGACGTCGCAGTGGTCGGCCTGCCTGACGAGGAATGGGGACAGCGGATCGAGGCGGTCGTGGTGCTTCGTCCAGGCGTGACCGTCGAGGCCGACGAGCTTCGATCGTTCGTTCGAAGTTCGTTGCGCAGCAGCAAAACTCCCGACAACATCGTGTACTGGGACGATCTGCCCCGGACTGAGACCGGCAAGCTCGTGCGTCGGCATGTCGTCGACCGGCTCGGCGCGAAGACCTCTCCGGTGTGA
- a CDS encoding SDR family NAD(P)-dependent oxidoreductase, translating to MNIRGKKAVVVGGASGMGRATADALAAAGADVAILDRESSSGKEVAGALGGIFHPIDITDFDGAEQSLQNAVNELGALHVAVNTAGGGTVKRTLGRSGPHDLESFQNVINLNLVSTFNLNRLQAFHMSHNEPEDEERGVIINTSSIAAYEGQIGQVAYSAAKAGIAAMSLVMARDLGPQGIRAMAIAPSLFATGATAKFTDEQVAPLVADAAFPKRMGRPEEYAKLALAIVDNPMLNGQALRLDAGQRFAPR from the coding sequence ATGAACATCAGAGGCAAGAAGGCCGTCGTCGTCGGTGGGGCGTCGGGTATGGGCCGGGCGACCGCAGATGCCCTCGCCGCGGCCGGGGCAGATGTAGCGATTCTCGATCGTGAGAGCAGTTCGGGCAAGGAGGTCGCGGGCGCACTCGGCGGCATCTTCCATCCCATCGACATCACCGACTTCGACGGGGCAGAGCAGTCGCTGCAGAACGCCGTGAACGAACTCGGCGCCCTGCACGTGGCGGTCAACACCGCCGGAGGCGGAACAGTGAAGCGGACCCTCGGCCGCAGCGGTCCGCACGATCTCGAGAGCTTCCAGAACGTGATCAATCTGAATCTCGTCTCGACCTTCAACCTCAACCGGCTCCAGGCGTTTCACATGTCGCACAACGAGCCGGAGGACGAGGAGCGCGGCGTCATCATCAACACGTCGTCGATCGCCGCCTACGAAGGCCAGATCGGGCAGGTCGCCTACAGTGCCGCCAAGGCCGGCATCGCGGCCATGTCGCTGGTCATGGCACGCGACCTCGGTCCACAGGGCATCCGGGCGATGGCCATCGCACCGAGCCTGTTCGCCACCGGCGCGACCGCCAAGTTCACCGACGAGCAGGTGGCTCCGCTCGTGGCCGACGCCGCGTTCCCCAAGCGCATGGGTCGCCCCGAGGAATACGCGAAGCTCGCGCTGGCGATCGTCGACAATCCCATGCTGAACGGCCAGGCGCTGCGCCTCGACGCCGGACAGCGATTCGCGCCTCGCTGA
- a CDS encoding acyl-CoA thioesterase, whose product MPLSPGTGASSSIDRPSVGGILDVCACGPDSFRGDSYTRARRVYGGQTLGQAMTAAGRTVHNDHRPHSLHGHFIHPGRSDVPVDYTVERIRDGETFSTRQVRGSQGDRIVLIATVSFQQAEHGLAHQDTTATPAPTPEALPRFEDSVSASDLGDARWLRRLLSTVGVEFRFPEEYPRLANRRGEPRPPVQRAWIRTCESLDDNPLTHAAGFAYCSDLFLLSAALPPHARHIDTPGMQLASLDHAVWLHAPFRADEWHLYEQHGYWMGNGRGISSGRLFDRDGILLASTMQEGLLRFR is encoded by the coding sequence GTGCCGCTGAGCCCCGGGACCGGTGCCTCGTCCTCGATCGATCGCCCGTCCGTCGGCGGCATCCTCGACGTCTGTGCGTGCGGCCCGGACTCCTTTCGCGGCGACTCGTACACCCGAGCCCGCCGTGTGTATGGCGGCCAGACTCTCGGGCAGGCGATGACCGCGGCCGGGCGCACCGTCCACAACGACCACCGTCCGCACTCGTTGCACGGCCACTTCATCCACCCGGGGCGTTCCGACGTGCCGGTCGACTACACCGTCGAACGGATCCGGGACGGCGAAACGTTCTCCACGCGTCAGGTCCGGGGCAGCCAGGGTGATCGGATCGTCTTGATCGCCACGGTGTCGTTCCAGCAGGCCGAGCACGGACTCGCGCACCAGGACACCACCGCGACCCCGGCGCCGACACCGGAGGCACTCCCCCGATTCGAAGACAGTGTGAGCGCGTCCGATCTCGGCGATGCCCGCTGGCTGCGCCGTCTGCTTTCCACCGTCGGCGTGGAATTCCGCTTCCCCGAAGAGTATCCGCGCCTGGCGAACAGGCGCGGCGAACCGCGCCCGCCGGTGCAACGCGCGTGGATCAGGACATGTGAATCGCTCGACGACAACCCGCTGACCCACGCCGCCGGGTTCGCGTATTGCTCGGATCTGTTCCTGCTCTCGGCAGCATTACCGCCACACGCCCGACACATCGACACTCCGGGCATGCAACTGGCGAGCCTCGACCACGCGGTTTGGCTGCACGCCCCCTTCCGCGCCGACGAATGGCACCTCTACGAGCAACACGGCTACTGGATGGGCAACGGTCGCGGCATCAGCAGCGGTCGACTCTTCGATCGCGACGGCATTCTGCTCGCCAGCACCATGCAGGAGGGGCTGCTTCGCTTCAGGTAG
- a CDS encoding acyl-CoA dehydrogenase family protein: MKRQETAVAVDDGIGDWRVRLTALLDDYRGRPRPTTSRDRLERSIAWQSELVDAGLAAPGWPAAVGGMELSLEDQLDYYRMTSGAGAPKHPCAMSFIVAPTIIVHGTQEQRDRFLEPLLRADEFWCQGFSEPGAGSDLASLSTRAVRDGDSYRVTGQKVWTTKADRADWMFALVRTGPAGRSTSGITYLLIPMDAPGIEVRPLRDAAGGHHFAEIFFDDVVVPVVNRLGEEGEGWSIMRTSLGHERATAFLADEFRYRSTVDKVLRLAVDRGYADDPLVRQELARVETSVRSITANSARALDAVLRGGDPGGVASVNRLVKSEFEQHLHRLALRLTGNGAVLGARSAGVVENGRWTYGYLMSRAATIGAGTSEIQRNTIAESVLGLPSHRGEGTRPRTVVPGRPLTTPGDDESAIREALRGAIAARVDTSEVLGREGDPGGYDVALWRDLVAFGLPGLSAPEGLGGGGAPDRLLCAAVEEVAYHLAPVPLVPTAIALQLLLSCDPGETVEAVIAGVPAAFVVPIDDRGWSFDAWLPTLRGGRLDGAVDRVAGAPAAEVLVVAARDADTGELRLVTVDPSVASVTVQQSIDLTATVGAVSFVDVPATVVASGTAAVDALVFARRHAQLLIAADSVGVANRALSLAVEWAGQRQQFGQAIGSFQAISHKCADLLVGAEGARGQVLAAADLAASESDAAVAADLACAEALSVAVRSGEECIQIHGGIGFTWEHPAHLLLRRATANEAWLVRPEVMRDRAVEELVRRLR; this comes from the coding sequence GTGAAGCGGCAGGAAACCGCGGTTGCGGTGGACGACGGAATCGGCGACTGGCGGGTTCGGCTGACCGCTCTGCTCGACGACTACCGTGGGCGACCGCGACCCACCACGTCGCGCGACAGGTTGGAACGATCGATCGCCTGGCAGTCCGAGCTGGTGGATGCCGGGCTCGCCGCGCCGGGCTGGCCGGCGGCGGTCGGAGGCATGGAGCTCTCCCTGGAGGATCAGCTCGACTACTACCGGATGACCTCGGGCGCGGGCGCGCCCAAGCATCCCTGCGCGATGTCGTTCATCGTCGCGCCCACGATCATCGTGCACGGCACGCAGGAGCAGCGAGATCGATTCCTGGAACCCTTGCTGCGTGCTGACGAATTCTGGTGCCAGGGCTTCTCCGAGCCCGGCGCGGGCAGTGATCTCGCCTCGTTGTCGACCCGGGCGGTCCGTGACGGCGACTCGTATCGGGTGACCGGTCAAAAGGTCTGGACGACAAAGGCGGACCGGGCCGACTGGATGTTCGCTCTCGTCCGGACCGGGCCGGCCGGTCGGAGTACCTCGGGGATCACGTACCTGTTGATACCGATGGATGCTCCCGGCATCGAGGTCCGCCCACTCCGCGACGCAGCGGGCGGACACCACTTCGCGGAGATCTTCTTCGATGACGTCGTGGTTCCGGTGGTCAACCGACTCGGCGAGGAGGGTGAGGGATGGTCCATCATGCGGACGTCCCTGGGCCATGAGCGGGCGACCGCGTTCCTGGCCGACGAGTTCCGCTACCGCTCGACCGTGGACAAGGTGCTGCGCCTCGCCGTCGATCGCGGTTACGCCGACGACCCGCTGGTGCGGCAGGAGCTGGCGCGGGTCGAGACATCGGTCCGAAGCATCACCGCCAACAGTGCACGGGCGCTCGATGCGGTCCTGCGCGGTGGCGATCCGGGCGGTGTCGCATCGGTGAACAGGCTGGTGAAATCCGAGTTCGAGCAACACCTGCATCGACTTGCGCTGCGGCTGACCGGCAACGGCGCGGTGCTGGGTGCGCGCTCGGCCGGGGTCGTGGAGAACGGCCGGTGGACCTACGGTTACCTGATGTCGCGTGCTGCGACGATCGGCGCGGGGACCTCGGAGATCCAACGGAACACCATCGCGGAGAGTGTCCTGGGGCTGCCGTCGCATCGCGGCGAGGGAACGCGTCCGCGCACCGTGGTGCCTGGTCGCCCGCTCACGACGCCCGGCGACGACGAGTCCGCGATCCGGGAGGCGCTGCGCGGGGCGATCGCAGCGCGTGTCGACACGAGCGAAGTCCTTGGGCGGGAAGGTGATCCCGGCGGATACGACGTCGCCTTGTGGCGTGACCTGGTGGCGTTCGGGCTGCCCGGCCTGTCCGCTCCGGAGGGACTCGGCGGAGGTGGAGCGCCCGACCGGCTGCTGTGTGCGGCCGTCGAGGAGGTGGCCTACCACCTCGCGCCGGTCCCCCTGGTGCCGACCGCGATCGCGCTACAGCTCCTGCTGTCGTGCGACCCGGGTGAGACCGTCGAAGCCGTGATCGCCGGTGTACCTGCCGCCTTCGTGGTGCCGATCGACGACCGGGGCTGGTCATTCGACGCCTGGTTGCCCACGCTGAGGGGCGGTCGACTCGACGGCGCCGTCGACCGGGTGGCGGGTGCACCCGCGGCCGAGGTGTTGGTGGTCGCGGCGCGCGACGCCGACACCGGTGAGCTCCGACTCGTCACGGTGGATCCGTCCGTCGCGTCGGTCACGGTGCAGCAGTCGATCGATCTCACCGCCACTGTCGGCGCCGTATCGTTTGTCGACGTGCCGGCCACTGTGGTCGCATCGGGAACGGCCGCGGTGGACGCGCTCGTCTTCGCCCGTCGACATGCCCAGCTGTTGATCGCGGCGGATTCCGTGGGTGTCGCGAACCGGGCGTTGTCGCTCGCCGTCGAGTGGGCGGGTCAACGACAGCAGTTCGGTCAGGCGATCGGCTCGTTTCAGGCGATCTCGCACAAGTGCGCGGATCTACTGGTGGGTGCGGAGGGTGCACGCGGTCAGGTGTTGGCCGCAGCGGACCTGGCGGCGTCGGAGTCCGATGCGGCTGTCGCAGCAGACCTCGCGTGTGCGGAGGCGTTGAGTGTGGCCGTGCGATCGGGCGAGGAATGCATCCAGATCCACGGCGGCATCGGCTTCACCTGGGAGCATCCCGCCCACCTGTTGTTGCGCAGAGCGACGGCGAACGAGGCGTGGCTGGTGCGGCCCGAGGTGATGCGCGACCGGGCCGTCGAGGAACTCGTGCGCCGACTCCGATGA
- a CDS encoding enoyl-CoA hydratase/isomerase family protein, translating to MSDVAVQNDPSTEAPPLLVERDGFVTVLTLNRPDRRNAINRAMRKALKKELWRADGDDDVRAVVITGAGTSFSSGVDLPEALSGPSPRTEGPTPAQVLRAISKPVIAAVNGPCYTGGYELAVNCSFIIASDHAEFADTHAQIGLLNGWGGSAMLPRMVGLPAAIQFVLSGEPIDGTTAAAIGLANEVVDHDALMGRTLEIAHKIAQGHPGAVQRMLRLLKEGAGASLSHALNLEAEAAVTFRSDSRDVGARFSSRSTQKN from the coding sequence ATGAGTGATGTTGCAGTGCAGAATGATCCGTCGACCGAAGCGCCACCCTTGCTCGTCGAGAGAGACGGCTTCGTCACCGTCCTCACGCTCAACCGGCCTGATCGGCGAAACGCCATCAACCGCGCAATGCGCAAGGCGCTGAAGAAGGAACTGTGGCGGGCTGACGGCGACGACGATGTCCGAGCGGTCGTGATCACCGGTGCGGGGACCAGTTTCAGCTCGGGCGTCGATCTCCCCGAGGCGCTCTCCGGGCCGTCGCCGCGGACGGAGGGGCCGACGCCGGCGCAGGTGCTGCGCGCGATCTCCAAGCCGGTGATCGCGGCGGTGAACGGCCCCTGTTACACCGGGGGTTACGAACTCGCGGTGAACTGCTCGTTCATCATCGCCTCGGACCACGCCGAGTTCGCGGACACGCACGCTCAGATCGGATTGCTCAACGGGTGGGGCGGAAGCGCGATGCTGCCACGCATGGTGGGACTGCCTGCCGCGATTCAGTTCGTGCTGAGCGGAGAGCCGATCGACGGCACCACCGCCGCTGCGATCGGTCTCGCGAACGAGGTCGTCGACCACGACGCCCTGATGGGTCGAACGCTCGAGATCGCTCACAAGATCGCACAGGGACACCCGGGAGCCGTCCAGCGAATGCTGCGACTGCTCAAAGAGGGTGCTGGAGCGTCGTTGTCGCATGCGTTGAACCTCGAAGCCGAGGCGGCGGTCACGTTCCGCAGCGACAGTCGGGACGTCGGCGCGCGGTTCAGCAGCCGAAGTACGCAGAAGAACTGA
- a CDS encoding NAD(P)H-dependent flavin oxidoreductase, with protein MLKTRFTEEFGVDHPIVQGGMMHVGRAELAAAVSDAGGLGIITALTQPSPEALGREIARCRTMTDKPFGVNLTLTLSINPPPYEELRQVIIDSGVPIVETAGSDPTVHVEHLKANGIKVIHKCTSVRHALKAQALGADAVSIDGFECAGHPGEDDIPGLVLIPAAADALSIPFIASGGFADGRGLAAALALGADGINMGTRFMCTQESPIHQNIKERIVAASELDTQLIFRQLRNTMRVSRNTVSEEVVEILNKGGRFKDVKELVAGTRGRKVYEDGDAELGTWTVGMVQGLINDIPPAGEVVRRTVHEAETRLLGLTRETFVDRAEAV; from the coding sequence ATGTTGAAAACCCGGTTCACCGAGGAATTCGGTGTGGACCATCCGATCGTGCAGGGCGGCATGATGCATGTGGGCCGCGCCGAACTCGCCGCAGCGGTCTCCGACGCCGGCGGCCTCGGCATCATCACCGCGTTGACGCAGCCGTCCCCCGAAGCGCTGGGGCGCGAGATCGCCAGATGTCGGACGATGACGGACAAGCCCTTCGGCGTCAATCTGACGCTGACGCTGTCGATCAACCCGCCGCCGTACGAAGAGTTGCGGCAGGTGATCATCGACTCGGGAGTGCCGATCGTCGAGACTGCGGGATCCGATCCGACGGTTCACGTTGAGCACCTCAAGGCCAACGGTATCAAGGTGATTCACAAGTGCACCAGTGTGCGCCACGCGCTGAAAGCCCAGGCGCTCGGAGCGGATGCGGTGAGCATCGATGGATTCGAGTGTGCCGGACACCCCGGGGAGGATGACATTCCGGGACTCGTTCTCATACCTGCCGCGGCCGACGCGTTGTCGATTCCGTTCATCGCCTCCGGCGGTTTCGCGGACGGCCGAGGGCTTGCCGCTGCGCTCGCGCTGGGGGCGGACGGCATCAACATGGGAACCAGGTTCATGTGCACGCAGGAGAGCCCGATCCACCAGAACATCAAGGAACGGATCGTGGCGGCCTCCGAACTCGACACCCAGCTGATCTTCCGTCAACTGCGCAACACGATGCGGGTGTCGCGCAACACGGTCAGTGAAGAAGTGGTCGAGATCCTGAACAAGGGCGGACGGTTCAAGGATGTCAAGGAACTCGTCGCGGGAACGCGTGGACGCAAGGTCTACGAAGATGGCGATGCGGAACTCGGTACGTGGACGGTCGGCATGGTCCAAGGCCTGATCAACGACATTCCGCCGGCCGGCGAGGTGGTTCGCCGGACTGTGCACGAGGCGGAGACCCGACTACTCGGGCTGACTCGCGAGACCTTCGTCGACCGGGCCGAGGCGGTCTGA